From the Musa acuminata AAA Group cultivar baxijiao chromosome BXJ1-2, Cavendish_Baxijiao_AAA, whole genome shotgun sequence genome, one window contains:
- the LOC135611882 gene encoding uncharacterized protein LOC135611882 — MIKLLRRWHLPSAGVERDLVEAEGAEVERRLAESARKIELQGSLVEVLEAERMVLLGENARLGFRAAAAEEEARAVAAELGYMRRRAGELARAVVKLREDHRVCLLGRRIEGLQAQIYGLERRNRECFEAMARREKEKGEARAEVDRLREENRRLRQEAEAARARRRSGRSWWERVWRFDWAPASCAPHVRESKVPKNCFYI, encoded by the exons ATGATCAAACTC CTTCGCCGATGGCATTTACCCTCTGCAGGGGTGGAGCGGGACCTTGTGGAGGCGGAGGGGGCGGAGGTGGAGCGACGGTTGGCGGAGTCGGCGCGCAAGATCGAGCTGCAGGGGAGCTTGGTTGAAGTGCTCGAGGCAGAGCGGATGGTGCTGTTGGGTGAGAACGCTCGGCTAGGGTTCCGGGCGGCGGCCGCGGAGGAGGAGGCGCGGGCAGTGGCTGCGGAGTTGGGGTACATGCGGCGGCGGGCGGGGGAGCTGGCGCGGGCAGTGGTGAAGCTGCGGGAGGACCACCGGGTGTGCCTGCTGGGCCGGAGGATCGAGGGCCTCCAGGCGCAAATCTATGGCCTGGAGCGGCGCAACCGGGAGTGCTTCGAGGCCATGGCGAGgcgggagaaggagaagggggagGCGCGGGCGGAGGTGGACCGCCTCCGGGAGGAGAACCGCCGGCTGAGgcaggaggcggaggcggcgcggGCCAGGCGGCGATCGGGCCGGAGCTGGTGGGAGCGGGTGTGGCGGTTCGACTGGGCCCCAGCCTCGTGTGCGCCGCACGTGAGGGAATCCAAGGTGCCCAAGAATTGTTTCTACATATAG
- the LOC135604282 gene encoding wall-associated receptor kinase 3-like gives MRRLVTSGRWCSSEGREGMGLAEVLLLLFLTLGPMGSTGAENTSTDTTFPLPSNCPKNCGNISFEYPFGIGSGCFRPGFNLTCMNHSTDPPTRSLFLGDGTVEVIDFDMDNGIVYVKTPIVTLDVHDEYINDTLIDLGNFPFSFNLEANFTDSFTISLAYNVIFVAGCSANADLVDLATNKTIDTCSTTCYANSSSPHEYWYSFDTGYCRFDMYYLNAENLTSLGIRLTRLNQTEHHLFNASIIKAFLYSSRNFTDENIEGILNGTRTQVSVTTQAYYITDHPTCKEAYKNMITYACRSKNSDCYDVFPEFAHINYTIGYICRCSLSYQGNPYIPNGCQDATSTPSLLNNCSTKCGDVNITFPFGLEKGCHRDQSFLLTCNRSTKPPTLLFQDYYIVMNMSFEEGKLEVKRIHDYEYFSFTDENQPFIGFEELIILNWIITDQSCKDAKVNTTTFACVDQNSSCNDKNISSNDQKISGYRCQCNDGYEGNPYLRNGCRDIDECSITQKYVCYGTCINTNGSFSCTCPPGSSGDPTQKACIPGKKHTLVMGVIIGVSNGVGLLLLSTSLIILRTKWKRRKQKRIREKHFRQNHGLLLQQLISSREDVAERTKIFPLEEIEKATNNFDETRVLGRGGHGTVYKGILSDQRVVAIKKSKIVKKSEIDQFVNEVAILSQINHRNVVKLFGCCLETEVPLLIYEFISNGALSDHLHTSDGSSALSWEARLRIAAETAGALAYLHSAASISILHRDVKSSNILLDDHFTAKVSDFGASRFIPLDQTHIVTGIQGTFGYLDPEYYQTSQLTEKSDVYSFGVILLELLTGKKPIFSIEHENKQNLSMYFLRALQEKRYFDLVEDRVMKEGTKQELVEVIQLVATCLKFKGSERPTMKEVEYKLQSLRRIRKNGGRHIAEGNEETECLLSDSSYAFSDSVDQATEGTSRNYSLEKEFMWSHYNPR, from the exons ATGCGAAG GTTGGTAACATCTGGACGTTGGTGTTCGAGTGAGGGAAGAGAAGGGATGGGGTTAGCAGAGGTGCTGCTCTTACTATTTCTGACATTGGGGCCAATGGGTTCAACAGGAGCAGAAAATACATCCACAGACACAACTTTTCCCCTCCCTTCCAACTGCCCAAAAAACTGTGGTAACATCAGCTTCGAGTACCCTTTCGGTATAGGCAGCGGCTGCTTTCGTCCAGGTTTTAACCTTACCTGCATGAACCATTCCACTGATCCTCCTACTCGTAGCCTCTTCTTGGGCGATGGCACCGTTGAGGTCATTGATTTTGATATGGACAATGGAATCGTGTACGTGAAAACTCCAATTGTCACCTTGGATGTCCACGATGAATATATCAACGACACATTGATTGATCTGGGGAATTTCCCCTTCTCTTTTAACTTGGAGGCAAACTTTACTGACAGTTTCACTATTTCATTGGCATATAACGTGATTTTTGTCGCTGGTTGCAGCGCCAATGCTGATCTAGTTGATCTTGCTACCAATAAAACCATTGATACTTGCTCAACTACCTGTTATGCCAATAGTTCAAGTCCACATGAGTACTGGTACTCATTTGATACAGGATACTGTCGTTTTGATATGTATTATTTGAATGCTGAGAATTTGACTTCTTTGGGGATTCGGTTAACTCGTCTCAACCAGACCGAGCATCATTTGTTTAATGCCTCTATTATTAAGGCCTTCTTGTATAGCTCGAGAAATTTTACTGATGAGAATATCGAAGGAATATTGAACGGGACGAGAACACAAGTGTCGGTTACCACCCAAGCATATTACATCACCGACCACCCAACATGTAAAGAGGCTTACAAGAATATGATCACTTATGCTTGCCGCAGCAAGAATAGTGATTGCTACGATGTCTTTCCTGAATTTGCCCATATAAATTATACTATTGGATATATTTGTCGGTGTTCATTAAGTTATCAAGGTAATCCCTACATACCCAATGGCTGCCAAG ATGCAACTTCCACACCATCTCTACTAAATAACTGTTCAACAAAATGCGGGGATGTTAATATCACCTTTCCGTTTGGGCTGGAAAAGGGTTGCCATAGAGACCAATCATTTTTACTAACATGCAACAGGTCGACTAAGCCACCCACTCTCCTCTTCCAAGACTACTACATAGTGATGAATATGTCGTTCGAGGAAGGGAAATTGGAAGTCAAGAGAATACATGATTATGAGTACTTTTCCTTCACAGACGAAAATCAACCTTTCATCGGTTTTGAAGAGCTAATCATCTTGAATTGGATAATCACAGACCAGTCCTGCAAGGATGCTAAGGTGAACACGACCACATTCGCATGTGTCGACCAAAACAGCTCATGTAACGACAAGAACATTAGTAGCAATGACCAGAAAATCTCAGGATATCGTTGCCAATGCAACGATGGTTACGAAGGAAATCCATATCTCCGTAATGGATGTAGAG ATATCGATGAGTGTAGCATTACCCAAAAATATGTTTGCTATGGAACTTGTATTAACACGAACGGCAGTTTTAGTTGCACGTGCCCACCTGGGTCGTCCGGTGATCCTACTCAAAAAGCCTGTATCCCTGGCAAAAAGCATACTCTTGTAATGG GTGTCATCATCGGCGTAAGTAATGGCGTGGGCCTATTGCTGTTGAGTACGAGTTTGATCATCCTGAGGACGAAATGgaagagaagaaaacaaaagagaataAGAGAAAAACACTTCCGTCAGAATCATGGTTTACTGCTACAACAACTCATCTCTTCCCGTGAAGATGTTGCTGAGAGAACAAAGATATTTCCTCTGGAAGAGATAGAAAAGGCAACCAATAATTTTGATGAAACTCGAGTGCTCGGTCGTGGAGGACACGGAACAGTTTACAAAGGGATTCTGTCGGATCAACGCGTAGTCGCCATAAAGAAGTCAAAGATTGTGAAGAAGAGCGAGATAGATCAATTCGTCAATGAGGTTGCAATTCTTTCTCAAATTAATCACAGAAACGTGGTAAAGCTTTTTGGATGCTGCTTGGAGACCGAAGTGCCCTTATTGATCTATGAATTTATCTCAAACGGAGCTCTTTCGGACCATCTCCATACTTCAGATGGTAGTTCTGCATTGTCATGGGAAGCTCGTCTGAGGATCGCTGCAGAAACCGCAGGAGCACTTGCTTATTTGCACTCGGCTGCTTCAATATCTATTTTACACAGAGATGTTAAGTCATCGAATATTCTCTTGGATGATCACTTCACAGCAAAAGTATCAGATTTTGGAGCTTCAAGATTTATTCCACTTGATCAAACTCATATAGTCACCGGTATTCAAGGGACCTTTGGATACTTGGATCCAGAGTATTATCAAACAAGTCAATTGACAGAGAAGAGCGATGTTTATAGCTTTGGGGTCATTCTTCTGGAGCTTTTAACAGGAAAGAAACCTATTTTCTCCATCGAACATGAGAATAAACAGAACCTGTCAATGTATTTTCTCCGAGCACTACAAGAGAAGCGCTATTTTGATCTCGTGGAAGATCGTGTTATGAAAGAAGGGACTAAACAAGAACTTGTGGAAGTTATTCAACTAGTAGCAACATGCTTAAAATTTAAAGGAAGCGAAAGGCCTACGATGAAAGAAGTGGAGTATAAACTACAAAGCCTAAGAAGGATTCGAAAGAATGGAGGACGTCATATTGCAGAAGGTAATGAAGAAACTGAGTGCCTGCTGAGCGATTCATCTTATGCTTTCTCTGATTCAGTTGACCAAGCAACCGAAGGGACATCCAGGAATTATAGCTTAGAAAAAGAATTCATGTGGTCACATTATAACCCACGGTGA